A single Brassica rapa cultivar Chiifu-401-42 chromosome A04, CAAS_Brap_v3.01, whole genome shotgun sequence DNA region contains:
- the LOC103864516 gene encoding translation initiation factor IF3-2, chloroplastic codes for MAGITSTVGFNAVFAGITKTLPFSVSSIDSKLYGLRLSTAELQFPNSPRRGLAVTCRYGGGGGGYRFSGDSRRGRPKEAEVDEALDIASIRSATVRLIDGQQNMLGLVSKDEAVRRAEDAELDLVILSPDADPPVVKMMDYSKYRYEQQKKKKDQQKKTTRMDLKELKMGYNIDQHDYSVRMKAAQKFLQDGDKVKVIVSMKGRENEFRNIAIELLRRFQTEVGELATEESKNFRDRNLFIILVPNKEMIKKPQEPSSRKKKKIAAENEALPAENEVSTAAENEVSASEITTGGV; via the exons ATGGCTGGGATAACCAGCACCGTAGGATTCAATGCCGTTTTCGCCGGAATCACCAAAACGTTACCATTCTCCGTTTCATCTATCGATTCCAAACTCTACGGTCTCCGTCTCTCCACCGCCGAACTGCAATTTCCCAATTCTCCTCGCCGTGGGCTCGCCGTCACTTGCCGTTACGGTGGAGGCGGAGGAGGTTATCGTTTCTCGGGAGACTCAAGGAGAGGCAGGCCGAAAGAGGCGGAAGTAGATGAAGCGCTCGATATCGCCTCAATTAGGTCAGCTACTGTGAGGCTAATCGATGGGCAACAGAACATG CTTGGGTTAGTGTCTAAAGACGAAGCTGTTCGAAGAGCTGAAGATGCTGAGCTTGATTTG GTGATTCTATCGCCTGATGCTGATCCTCCCGTTGTTAAAATGATGGACTATAG TAAATATAGATATGAGcagcaaaagaagaagaaggatcaacaaaagaaaa CCACTCGCATGGACTTAAAGGAGCTTAAAATGGG TTATAACATTGATCAGCATGATTATTCTGTACGTATGAAAGCTGCCCAGAAGTTCTTGCAAGATGGTGACAAG GTTAAGGTGATTGTGAGCATGAAAGGTCGTGAAAACGAGTTCAGAAATATCGCTATTGAACTCCTCAGACGTTTTCAAACCGAAGTTGGAGAG CTTGCGACGGAAGAGAGCAAAAACTTTAGGGACAGAAACTTGTTCATCATCTTGGTTCCAAACAAAGAAATGATCAAGAAACCACAAGAACCCTCCtcgagaaagaagaagaaaatagctGCTGAAAATGAAGCTTTACCTGCGGAAAATGAAGTTTCGACTGCTGCGGAAAATGAAGTTTCTGCTTCAGAAATAACGACGGGTGGAGTTTAA
- the LOC103864515 gene encoding LOW QUALITY PROTEIN: QWRF motif-containing protein 4-like (The sequence of the model RefSeq protein was modified relative to this genomic sequence to represent the inferred CDS: inserted 1 base in 1 codon): protein MEVLYGSKRAAMAKKLQQSVTDTTRPPLVPAEKNNAVSATRRSKTMEVSSRYRSPTPTKTRRCPSPNVTRTVSSTSQPLSKRAVSAERKRSSTPTTPTNPSTPVSDVSIDLPVSSKKLSTGRVPEGLWPSTMRSLSVSFQSDSVSVPVVKKEKPFVTSSIDRTLRPSSTSVSRKHTPERKRSPLKGKNVYVTQSENGPQSRLIEQHRWPSRMSMNRSLDLGDKVVRTTSLSLSNKSSKPLQKASTDTAKLLSCYENSGLVMSPTNSEDGNSSLDRAASARVHPLSAPGSRAASPSRSSFSSSSSSSSSHSRGMSPLRGANLSCLRSSTPPPRGVSPSRLRQTNASTSSPTSVLSFMADVKKGKKASYIEDVHQLRLLYNRYSQWRFANARAEGVRYIQRLIAEETLYNVWHATSELRDHVTSQRIYLQQLKLEIKIEDILSKQMSCLEDWDILEREHISSVAGAIADLEANTLRLPLAGGTKVDLGSLKLAMSSALDVMQTMGSSICSLHSQMEEMNKLVSDLAVIATKEKYMLGKCENLLASTAVLEIEESSLMTHLLQKKQEEVRDDAEXPLLPLTKQVLMDVTNTLRVSTANS from the exons ATGGAAGTTCTATATGGTTCTAAGAGAGCAGCAATGGCCAAGAAGCTACAGCAATCTGTCACCGATACTACAAGACCGCCTCTTGTTCCAGCGGAGAAGAACAATGCAGTCTCTGCCACGCGCCGGTCTAAAACAATGGAGGTCAGTTCAAGATACAGATCACCTACTCCCACTAAAACTCGAAGATGTCCTTCACCTAATGTCACTAGGACTGTGTCATCAACCTCTCAGCCTTTATCGAAAAGAGCTGTTTCAGCAGAAAGGAAACGCTCTTCAACGCCAACTACTCCCACGAACCCGTCAACACCGGTTAGTGATGTATCTATAGATTTACCTGTTTCTTCTAAGAAACTATCTACCGGTCGTGTACCTGAAGGGTTATGGCCTTCTACTATGAGGAGTCTCAGCGTTTCATTTCAGTCTGATTCAGTCTCAGTTCCTGTTGTTAAGAAGGAGAAACCGTTTGTTACTTCTTCTATTGACCGCACATTGAGACCGTCTTCAACGTCTGTCTCAAGGAAACATACGCCTGAGAGGAAGAGAAGTCCACTAAAGGGTAAGAATGTGTATGTAACTCAATCAGAGAATGGTCCTCAGAGTAGGTTAATAGAACAGCATCGGTGGCCTAGTAGAATGTCTATGAACAGAAGCTTGGATCTTGGTGATAAAGTGGTTAGGACAACGTCTCTGTCTTTGTCCAACAAAAGCTCAAAACCTTTGCAGAAAGCTTCCACCGACACGGCCAAGTTGTTGTCATGTTATGAAAATAGTGGACTAGTAATGTCTCCAACAAACTCAGAAGATGGTAATAGTTCATTAGATAGAGCAGCTTCAGCTAGAGTGCACCCATTGTCTGCTCCTGGATCACGCGCTGCTTCTCCAAGCAGATCCTcattttcatcatcatcatcctcctcctcctctcatTCTCGAGGGATGAGTCCTTTGAGAGGCGCGAATCTCTCTTGTTTGAGATCGTCTACACCGCCACCAAGAGGTGTAAGTCCTTCCCGGTTAAGACAAACCAACGCGTCTACAAGCAGCCCAACCTCGGTTCTCAGTTTCATGGCTGatgtaaagaaaggaaaaaaggCAAGTTACATAGAAGATGTTCATCAACTGCGCTTGCTATATAATAGATATTCACAATGGCGGTTTGCAAATGCTCGAGCTGAGGGAGTCAGATACATTCAAAGGTTAATCGCAGAG GAGACTCTATACAATGTCTGGCATGCAACATCAGAACTAAGAGATCATGTGACAAGTCAAAGAATCTACCTCCAACAGTTGAAGCTAGAAATCAAGATTGAAGATATCTTAAGTAAACAG ATGAGTTGCCTTGAAGATTGGGACATACTTGAGAGAGAACACATTAGTTCTGTAGCTGGTGCCATAGCAGACTTGGAAGCAAATACTCTCCGCCTTCCACTAGCCGGAGGAACAAAG GTGGACCTGGGATCTCTGAAGTTGGCTATGTCCTCAGCACTTGATGTTATGCAGACTATGGGATCATCGATCTGCTCTTTACACTCACAGATGGAAGAGATGAATAAGCTTGTTTCAGATCTCGCTGTTATAgctacaaaagaaaaatatatgctTGGTAAATGTGAAAATCTATTGGCATCAACTGCAGTCTTGGAG ATAGAAGAGAGTAGCCTCATGACTCATTTGCTGcaaaagaagcaagaagaagtaAGAGATGATGCAG TGCCATTGCTGCCATTGACTAAGCAAGTGCTTATGGACGTAACAAACACACTTCGAGTTTCCACGGCCAACTCTTAA